Proteins from one Flavobacteriales bacterium genomic window:
- a CDS encoding DUF1599 domain-containing protein gives MNNTSEQYTLIVDKCKDIFIKKMKDYGTSWRILKATSLTDQVFIKAKRISTIQEGKIQKIEEDITSEYIGIINYCVIGLIQLEKGNKSDLDLGEKEAIDLYTYYVAEARSLMEKKNHDYGEAWRDMRVSSLTDLILMKLLRVKQIEDNRGETIISEGIDASYFDIINYAIFA, from the coding sequence ATGAACAATACTTCAGAACAATACACTTTAATAGTTGATAAATGTAAAGATATATTTATTAAGAAAATGAAGGACTATGGCACGTCATGGCGAATCTTGAAAGCGACTTCACTTACCGATCAGGTTTTTATAAAAGCAAAGCGAATTAGTACAATACAAGAAGGGAAGATCCAAAAAATAGAAGAAGATATCACATCTGAGTATATTGGGATAATTAACTATTGTGTAATAGGCTTAATTCAATTAGAAAAAGGGAATAAGTCGGATTTAGACCTTGGGGAAAAAGAAGCCATTGATTTGTATACTTACTATGTGGCAGAGGCAAGATCTCTTATGGAGAAGAAAAATCATGATTATGGAGAGGCTTGGCGAGACATGCGTGTTAGTTCGTTAACCGATTTGATTTTGATGAAGCTTTTAAGAGTAAAACAGATTGAAGACAATAGGGGTGAAACAATCATTTCTGAAGGCATTGATGCAAGCTATTTCGATATTATTAATTATGCTATTTTTGCT